A window from Brachyhypopomus gauderio isolate BG-103 chromosome 6, BGAUD_0.2, whole genome shotgun sequence encodes these proteins:
- the anln gene encoding anillin isoform X2, whose amino-acid sequence MDPFTEKLLERTRARRENLQKKLAERPTAANRQMVKRTREPLAETNSIISVPPTEKVLPSPLPSASKRRCSEENAPLTGEENKEPVAITDKKPPMAPSSIHSASVERMTVCPSSDTNAGLVCPASDTGKIVLASSQTIPGSTENVMKCSVLEEEKDIPKDGPAHMPTSSNMRSRLQRLAEQRQYWDSEGNCEPVSSSMALSPLKSQRLEVTTAPPPALAPSDKPVGRKGRLANLAATISSWEDDLGHAPACQDAVKGKPAIAYVAPPAYVEKSISTKTPAVTQPTLHVKPVASKPVHSTPQMPVYSPVKSSRVIPPAPQKTEVPGAKLSKGLSSPVSSPGKSCPSQPSTPIKSEKVPSHNLETSSGSHSPLKVHTPSKESGAGTVFTPSPTKSKLPTKPSSSLAVSQGDKRLATEATPKQRGPAGTPGVKSFLERFGERCQERSQGSPLGGGGQGRTPAATPLATPKSRLLQERLPVAQSSSTTAILTQKHKMEREAELAQIRNRFQNDNKKSKEDLSEVKGGFESKTVEDLKEGSDTALCSEPSAPLLDNMETPSKISECEMSSAKPDTASPVKCAKLSVEKAKMDEQGKVEKTKEDVHELEMNVDGSVNSEVINDLFDGVLEESGQSSADENEEEDALNISSMSLLTPLAETVAAVVKSPERKIMTSTPTSSFNVRSGTPESVSRPTKFQRAWMQKVASSDGSETLDEEHKLPYSIDAYRSTRVKDSERPQVKQVIVRKEDVSKRVENRDLGHISIRQKMQVLTNEMNLQQSVIHQASQALNCCTDEEHGKGSQVEAEAERLLLIATEKRVALKAELDRLKAEGPVVQKKNPSRTQDDMGVPASKGSITLEELRLPLKADFVCSTANKPESRKHYFFVMIRAGPENTVATPLANTQSALSGDALTFSTKFTLPDVSSDFEIDIEVYYLVQKSELLLDKRKKPSKSKAITPKRFLAITKSNLQTPVMASPGGPNAVRTSNFALVGSHKLTLASIGKNKFPLEKVPFLSPLEGHVYLRMHCEVDSRVEERGFLTMFEDVSGFGAWHRRWCVLSGYCISYWTYPDDEKRKNPIGRLNLANCVSRKIEPANREFCARPNTFELITVRPQREDDKETLVSQCKNTMCVTKNWLSADTKEERNLWMHKLNQILVDLRMWQPDACYSPV is encoded by the exons AGCCACTTGCAGAGACCAACAGTATCATAAGTGTGCCACCAACAGAAAAGG TACTTCCCTCTCCCCTACCTTCTGCTTCTAAACGCCGGTGTTCAGAGGAGAACGCGCCTTTAACTGGGGAAGAGAACAAGGAGCCAGTTGCCATAACGGACAAGAAGCCTCCCATGGCACCAAGCAGTATCCACTCTGCCTCGGTAGAGAGAATGACTGTCTGCCCTAGTTCAGACACAAATGCTGGTCTTGTTTGCCCTGCTTCAGACACAGGGAAGATTGTGTTGGCTTCTTCACAAACAATACCAGGGTCCACAGAAAATGTGATGAAATGTTCTGTACTGGAGGAAGAAAAGGACATTCCTAAAGACGGTCCTGCTCACATGCCAACCTCTAGCAACATGAGATCCCGCctgcagagactggctgagcaGAGACAGTACTGGGATTCAGAGG GCAACTGTGAGCCAGTATCCAGCAGCATGGCTCTGTCCCCTCTGAAGTCCCAGAGACTGGAGGTTACTACAGCTCCACCTCCAGCTCTCGCACCATCAGACAAACCAGTAGGTCGGAAGGGGAGACTGGCAAACCTTGCTGCTACAATCAGTTCCTGGGAAGATGACCTTGGACATGCTCCTGCCTGTCAGGATGCTGTTAAAGGCAAGCCTGCAATAGCGTACGTGGCTCCACCAGCCTATGTGGAAAAGAGCATTAGCACAAAGACCCCTGCAGTTACTCAACCCACTCTGCATGTCAAGCCAGTTGCTAGCAAGCCTGTCCACAGCACTCCGCAG ATGCCAGTTTATTCTCCAGTCAAATCATCCAGAGTGATTCCTCCTGCCCCACAGAAGACCGAGGTTCCTGGGGCTAAATTGTCTAAAGGACTATCCTCCCCTGTGTCCAGCCCTGGGAAAAGCTGCCCTAGCCAACCATCGACTCCAATCAAATCTGAAAAAGTTCCCTCTCATAATTTAGAAACATCCTCAGGTTCCCACAGTCCTCTCAAAGTTCATACCCCAAGCAAAGAGTCAGGTGCCGGAACAGTGTTTACCCCAAGTCCTACAAAATCAAAATTGCCAACCAAACCATCCTCTTCCCTGGCTGTCTCTCAGGGTGACAAAAGGTTGGCCACAGAAGCCACACCAAAACAGAGAGGCCCAGCTGGAACTCCTG GTGTTAAGTCCTTCTTGGAGCGTTTTGGGGAAAGATGCCAGGAACGTAGTCAGGGCTCTCCCCTTGGTGGAGGGGGTCAAGGCCGCACGCCTGCTGCCACTCCACTGGCCACACCTAAATCCAGACTTCTCCAGGAGAGACTGCCTGTTGCACAGTCATCCTCCACTACTGCTATCCTCactcaaaagcacaaaatg GAGCGTGAGGCAGAGCTGGCACAGATTCGCAATCGATTTCAGAATGACAACAAAAAAAGCAAAGAGGATCTCTCAGAGGTCAAAGGTGGCTTTGAATCCAAG ACAGTTGAAGATCTTAAGGAAGGTTCTGACACTGCTCTTTGCAGTGAGCCTTCAGCACCACTCTTGGACAATATGGAAACTCCTTCCAAGATCAGTGAATgtg AGATGTCAAGCGCGAAGCCTGACACAGCAAGCCCTGTGAAGTGTGCCAAATTATCTGTGGAAAAAGCAAAAATGGATGAGCAAGGAAAAGTAGAAA AAACAAAGGAAGATGTCCATGAGCTCGAGATGAATGTGGATGGTTCTGTAAACTCTGAAGTCATTAATGATCTTTTTGATGGAGTTTTGGAAGAGAGTGGACAAAGTAGTGCTGATGAAAATGAAGAGGAAGATGCACTTAACATCTCCTCCATGTCTCTCCTAACACCACTAGCAGAGACTGTAGCTGCAGTGGTCAAGAGTCCTGAGAGGAAAATCATG ACATCAACCCCAACCAGCTCATTTAATGTGAGGAGTGGGACTCCTGAGAGCGTCTCCAGACCCACAAAATTCCAGCGGGCCTGGATGCAGAAAGTTGCCTCATCTGATGGCAGTGAGACCCTAGACGAAGAGCACAAGTTGCCATACAG CATTGATGCCTATAGATCGACAAGAGTGAAGGACTCTGAGAGACCTCAAGTGAAACAGGTGATTGTAAGGAAGGAAGATGTGTCTAAAAGAGTTGAGAACCGGGACCTCGGTCACATCAGCATTAGGCAAAAGATGCAG GTTCTTACCAATGAGATGAACCTGCAGCAGAGCGTAATCCATCAGGCCAGTCAGGCGCTAAACTGCTGCACTGATGAGGAGCATGGTAAAGGATCTCAGGTGGAGGCTGAGGCGGAGAGGCTGCTGCTTATTGCCA CTGAGAAAAGGGTAGCTCTGAAAGCTGAGCTGGATCGATTGAAGGCAGAGGGGCCAGTAGTTCAGAAAAAAAACCCTTCCAGGACTCAGGATGATATGGGTGTGCCTGCCTCCAAGGGCTCCATTACCCTTGAGGAGCTCCGATTACCACTTAAAGCTGACTTTGTCTGTTCTACTGCCAACAAACCTG AATCGAGAAAGCACTACTTCTTTGTGATGATCCGTGCTGGACCTGAAAACACGGTTGCGACTCCTCTAGCCAACACCCAAAGTGCCTTGAGTGGGGATGCACTGACCTTCTCCACCAAGTTTACTCT GCCTGATGTGTCCAGTGACTTTGAGATTGACATTGAGGTGTACTATCTT GTTCAGAAAAGTGAGCTGCTACTTGATAAAAGGAAAAAGCCCAGCAAGTCAAAG GCTATCACTCCCAAGAGATTCCTTGCCATTACT aAAAGTAATCTTCAAACACCTG TAATGGCAAGCCCTGGTGGTCCAAACGCAGTGCGCACCAGTAATTTTGCTCTTGTTGGATCTCACAAGTTAACTTTGGCCTCGATTGgaaaaaacaaatttcccctGGAAAAG gtgccGTTCCTCAGTCCTCTGGAAGGTCATGTCTACCTACGCATGCACTGTGAGGTTGACTCTCGTGTGGAGGAACGAGGATTTCTG ACCATGTTTGAGGATGTGAGCGGATTTGGAGCGTGGCATAGAAGATGGTGTGTCCTTTCAGGGTACTGCATCTCCTACTGGACCTACCCTGATGATGAGAAACGAAAG AATCCAATTGGTCGCCTCAACTTGGCCAACTGTGTGAGTCGCAAAATAGAGCCCGCAAACCGCGAGTTCTGCGCTCGGCCCAATACCTTTGAGCTGATCACAGTGAGACCACAACGAGAAGATGACAAAGAAACTCTTGTCAGCCAGTGCAAGAACACCATGTGTGTCACCAA GAACTGGCTTAGTGCTGACacaaaggaagagagaaacCTGTGGATGCACAAGCTCAATCAAATCCTAGTGGATCTGCGCATGTGGCAACCGGATGCATGTTACAGTCCCGTGTGA
- the anln gene encoding anillin isoform X1, translating into MDPFTEKLLERTRARRENLQKKLAERPTAANRQMVKRTREPLAETNSIISVPPTEKVLPSPLPSASKRRCSEENAPLTGEENKEPVAITDKKPPMAPSSIHSASVERMTVCPSSDTNAGLVCPASDTGKIVLASSQTIPGSTENVMKCSVLEEEKDIPKDGPAHMPTSSNMRSRLQRLAEQRQYWDSEGNCEPVSSSMALSPLKSQRLEVTTAPPPALAPSDKPVGRKGRLANLAATISSWEDDLGHAPACQDAVKGKPAIAYVAPPAYVEKSISTKTPAVTQPTLHVKPVASKPVHSTPQMPVYSPVKSSRVIPPAPQKTEVPGAKLSKGLSSPVSSPGKSCPSQPSTPIKSEKVPSHNLETSSGSHSPLKVHTPSKESGAGTVFTPSPTKSKLPTKPSSSLAVSQGDKRLATEATPKQRGPAGTPGVKSFLERFGERCQERSQGSPLGGGGQGRTPAATPLATPKSRLLQERLPVAQSSSTTAILTQKHKMEREAELAQIRNRFQNDNKKSKEDLSEVKGGFESKTVEDLKEGSDTALCSEPSAPLLDNMETPSKISECEMSSAKPDTASPVKCAKLSVEKAKMDEQGKVEKTKEDVHELEMNVDGSVNSEVINDLFDGVLEESGQSSADENEEEDALNISSMSLLTPLAETVAAVVKSPERKIMTSTPTSSFNVRSGTPESVSRPTKFQRAWMQKVASSDGSETLDEEHKLPYSIDAYRSTRVKDSERPQVKQVIVRKEDVSKRVENRDLGHISIRQKMQVLTNEMNLQQSVIHQASQALNCCTDEEHGKGSQVEAEAERLLLIATEKRVALKAELDRLKAEGPVVQKKNPSRTQDDMGVPASKGSITLEELRLPLKADFVCSTANKPESRKHYFFVMIRAGPENTVATPLANTQSALSGDALTFSTKFTLPDVSSDFEIDIEVYYLVQKSELLLDKRKKPSKSKAITPKRFLAITKSNLQTPVMASPGGPNAVRTSNFALVGSHKLTLASIGKNKFPLEKIRYEGSESKLLSDMFQNKVPFLSPLEGHVYLRMHCEVDSRVEERGFLTMFEDVSGFGAWHRRWCVLSGYCISYWTYPDDEKRKNPIGRLNLANCVSRKIEPANREFCARPNTFELITVRPQREDDKETLVSQCKNTMCVTKNWLSADTKEERNLWMHKLNQILVDLRMWQPDACYSPV; encoded by the exons AGCCACTTGCAGAGACCAACAGTATCATAAGTGTGCCACCAACAGAAAAGG TACTTCCCTCTCCCCTACCTTCTGCTTCTAAACGCCGGTGTTCAGAGGAGAACGCGCCTTTAACTGGGGAAGAGAACAAGGAGCCAGTTGCCATAACGGACAAGAAGCCTCCCATGGCACCAAGCAGTATCCACTCTGCCTCGGTAGAGAGAATGACTGTCTGCCCTAGTTCAGACACAAATGCTGGTCTTGTTTGCCCTGCTTCAGACACAGGGAAGATTGTGTTGGCTTCTTCACAAACAATACCAGGGTCCACAGAAAATGTGATGAAATGTTCTGTACTGGAGGAAGAAAAGGACATTCCTAAAGACGGTCCTGCTCACATGCCAACCTCTAGCAACATGAGATCCCGCctgcagagactggctgagcaGAGACAGTACTGGGATTCAGAGG GCAACTGTGAGCCAGTATCCAGCAGCATGGCTCTGTCCCCTCTGAAGTCCCAGAGACTGGAGGTTACTACAGCTCCACCTCCAGCTCTCGCACCATCAGACAAACCAGTAGGTCGGAAGGGGAGACTGGCAAACCTTGCTGCTACAATCAGTTCCTGGGAAGATGACCTTGGACATGCTCCTGCCTGTCAGGATGCTGTTAAAGGCAAGCCTGCAATAGCGTACGTGGCTCCACCAGCCTATGTGGAAAAGAGCATTAGCACAAAGACCCCTGCAGTTACTCAACCCACTCTGCATGTCAAGCCAGTTGCTAGCAAGCCTGTCCACAGCACTCCGCAG ATGCCAGTTTATTCTCCAGTCAAATCATCCAGAGTGATTCCTCCTGCCCCACAGAAGACCGAGGTTCCTGGGGCTAAATTGTCTAAAGGACTATCCTCCCCTGTGTCCAGCCCTGGGAAAAGCTGCCCTAGCCAACCATCGACTCCAATCAAATCTGAAAAAGTTCCCTCTCATAATTTAGAAACATCCTCAGGTTCCCACAGTCCTCTCAAAGTTCATACCCCAAGCAAAGAGTCAGGTGCCGGAACAGTGTTTACCCCAAGTCCTACAAAATCAAAATTGCCAACCAAACCATCCTCTTCCCTGGCTGTCTCTCAGGGTGACAAAAGGTTGGCCACAGAAGCCACACCAAAACAGAGAGGCCCAGCTGGAACTCCTG GTGTTAAGTCCTTCTTGGAGCGTTTTGGGGAAAGATGCCAGGAACGTAGTCAGGGCTCTCCCCTTGGTGGAGGGGGTCAAGGCCGCACGCCTGCTGCCACTCCACTGGCCACACCTAAATCCAGACTTCTCCAGGAGAGACTGCCTGTTGCACAGTCATCCTCCACTACTGCTATCCTCactcaaaagcacaaaatg GAGCGTGAGGCAGAGCTGGCACAGATTCGCAATCGATTTCAGAATGACAACAAAAAAAGCAAAGAGGATCTCTCAGAGGTCAAAGGTGGCTTTGAATCCAAG ACAGTTGAAGATCTTAAGGAAGGTTCTGACACTGCTCTTTGCAGTGAGCCTTCAGCACCACTCTTGGACAATATGGAAACTCCTTCCAAGATCAGTGAATgtg AGATGTCAAGCGCGAAGCCTGACACAGCAAGCCCTGTGAAGTGTGCCAAATTATCTGTGGAAAAAGCAAAAATGGATGAGCAAGGAAAAGTAGAAA AAACAAAGGAAGATGTCCATGAGCTCGAGATGAATGTGGATGGTTCTGTAAACTCTGAAGTCATTAATGATCTTTTTGATGGAGTTTTGGAAGAGAGTGGACAAAGTAGTGCTGATGAAAATGAAGAGGAAGATGCACTTAACATCTCCTCCATGTCTCTCCTAACACCACTAGCAGAGACTGTAGCTGCAGTGGTCAAGAGTCCTGAGAGGAAAATCATG ACATCAACCCCAACCAGCTCATTTAATGTGAGGAGTGGGACTCCTGAGAGCGTCTCCAGACCCACAAAATTCCAGCGGGCCTGGATGCAGAAAGTTGCCTCATCTGATGGCAGTGAGACCCTAGACGAAGAGCACAAGTTGCCATACAG CATTGATGCCTATAGATCGACAAGAGTGAAGGACTCTGAGAGACCTCAAGTGAAACAGGTGATTGTAAGGAAGGAAGATGTGTCTAAAAGAGTTGAGAACCGGGACCTCGGTCACATCAGCATTAGGCAAAAGATGCAG GTTCTTACCAATGAGATGAACCTGCAGCAGAGCGTAATCCATCAGGCCAGTCAGGCGCTAAACTGCTGCACTGATGAGGAGCATGGTAAAGGATCTCAGGTGGAGGCTGAGGCGGAGAGGCTGCTGCTTATTGCCA CTGAGAAAAGGGTAGCTCTGAAAGCTGAGCTGGATCGATTGAAGGCAGAGGGGCCAGTAGTTCAGAAAAAAAACCCTTCCAGGACTCAGGATGATATGGGTGTGCCTGCCTCCAAGGGCTCCATTACCCTTGAGGAGCTCCGATTACCACTTAAAGCTGACTTTGTCTGTTCTACTGCCAACAAACCTG AATCGAGAAAGCACTACTTCTTTGTGATGATCCGTGCTGGACCTGAAAACACGGTTGCGACTCCTCTAGCCAACACCCAAAGTGCCTTGAGTGGGGATGCACTGACCTTCTCCACCAAGTTTACTCT GCCTGATGTGTCCAGTGACTTTGAGATTGACATTGAGGTGTACTATCTT GTTCAGAAAAGTGAGCTGCTACTTGATAAAAGGAAAAAGCCCAGCAAGTCAAAG GCTATCACTCCCAAGAGATTCCTTGCCATTACT aAAAGTAATCTTCAAACACCTG TAATGGCAAGCCCTGGTGGTCCAAACGCAGTGCGCACCAGTAATTTTGCTCTTGTTGGATCTCACAAGTTAACTTTGGCCTCGATTGgaaaaaacaaatttcccctGGAAAAG ATCAGATATGAAGGCAGTGAGAGCAAGCTTCTCAGTGACATGTTTCAGAACAAG gtgccGTTCCTCAGTCCTCTGGAAGGTCATGTCTACCTACGCATGCACTGTGAGGTTGACTCTCGTGTGGAGGAACGAGGATTTCTG ACCATGTTTGAGGATGTGAGCGGATTTGGAGCGTGGCATAGAAGATGGTGTGTCCTTTCAGGGTACTGCATCTCCTACTGGACCTACCCTGATGATGAGAAACGAAAG AATCCAATTGGTCGCCTCAACTTGGCCAACTGTGTGAGTCGCAAAATAGAGCCCGCAAACCGCGAGTTCTGCGCTCGGCCCAATACCTTTGAGCTGATCACAGTGAGACCACAACGAGAAGATGACAAAGAAACTCTTGTCAGCCAGTGCAAGAACACCATGTGTGTCACCAA GAACTGGCTTAGTGCTGACacaaaggaagagagaaacCTGTGGATGCACAAGCTCAATCAAATCCTAGTGGATCTGCGCATGTGGCAACCGGATGCATGTTACAGTCCCGTGTGA
- the anln gene encoding anillin isoform X3 encodes MDPFTEKLLERTRARRENLQKKLAERPTAANRQMVKRTREPLAETNSIISVPPTEKVLPSPLPSASKRRCSEENAPLTGEENKEPVAITDKKPPMAPSSIHSASVERMTVCPSSDTNAGLVCPASDTGKIVLASSQTIPGSTENVMKCSVLEEEKDIPKDGPAHMPTSSNMRSRLQRLAEQRQYWDSEGNCEPVSSSMALSPLKSQRLEVTTAPPPALAPSDKPVGRKGRLANLAATISSWEDDLGHAPACQDAVKGKPAIAYVAPPAYVEKSISTKTPAVTQPTLHVKPVASKPVHSTPQMPVYSPVKSSRVIPPAPQKTEVPGAKLSKGLSSPVSSPGKSCPSQPSTPIKSEKVPSHNLETSSGSHSPLKVHTPSKESGAGTVFTPSPTKSKLPTKPSSSLAVSQGDKRLATEATPKQRGPAGTPGVKSFLERFGERCQERSQGSPLGGGGQGRTPAATPLATPKSRLLQERLPVAQSSSTTAILTQKHKMEREAELAQIRNRFQNDNKKSKEDLSEVKGGFESKTVEDLKEGSDTALCSEPSAPLLDNMETPSKISECETKEDVHELEMNVDGSVNSEVINDLFDGVLEESGQSSADENEEEDALNISSMSLLTPLAETVAAVVKSPERKIMTSTPTSSFNVRSGTPESVSRPTKFQRAWMQKVASSDGSETLDEEHKLPYSIDAYRSTRVKDSERPQVKQVIVRKEDVSKRVENRDLGHISIRQKMQVLTNEMNLQQSVIHQASQALNCCTDEEHGKGSQVEAEAERLLLIATEKRVALKAELDRLKAEGPVVQKKNPSRTQDDMGVPASKGSITLEELRLPLKADFVCSTANKPESRKHYFFVMIRAGPENTVATPLANTQSALSGDALTFSTKFTLPDVSSDFEIDIEVYYLVQKSELLLDKRKKPSKSKAITPKRFLAITKSNLQTPVMASPGGPNAVRTSNFALVGSHKLTLASIGKNKFPLEKIRYEGSESKLLSDMFQNKVPFLSPLEGHVYLRMHCEVDSRVEERGFLTMFEDVSGFGAWHRRWCVLSGYCISYWTYPDDEKRKNPIGRLNLANCVSRKIEPANREFCARPNTFELITVRPQREDDKETLVSQCKNTMCVTKNWLSADTKEERNLWMHKLNQILVDLRMWQPDACYSPV; translated from the exons AGCCACTTGCAGAGACCAACAGTATCATAAGTGTGCCACCAACAGAAAAGG TACTTCCCTCTCCCCTACCTTCTGCTTCTAAACGCCGGTGTTCAGAGGAGAACGCGCCTTTAACTGGGGAAGAGAACAAGGAGCCAGTTGCCATAACGGACAAGAAGCCTCCCATGGCACCAAGCAGTATCCACTCTGCCTCGGTAGAGAGAATGACTGTCTGCCCTAGTTCAGACACAAATGCTGGTCTTGTTTGCCCTGCTTCAGACACAGGGAAGATTGTGTTGGCTTCTTCACAAACAATACCAGGGTCCACAGAAAATGTGATGAAATGTTCTGTACTGGAGGAAGAAAAGGACATTCCTAAAGACGGTCCTGCTCACATGCCAACCTCTAGCAACATGAGATCCCGCctgcagagactggctgagcaGAGACAGTACTGGGATTCAGAGG GCAACTGTGAGCCAGTATCCAGCAGCATGGCTCTGTCCCCTCTGAAGTCCCAGAGACTGGAGGTTACTACAGCTCCACCTCCAGCTCTCGCACCATCAGACAAACCAGTAGGTCGGAAGGGGAGACTGGCAAACCTTGCTGCTACAATCAGTTCCTGGGAAGATGACCTTGGACATGCTCCTGCCTGTCAGGATGCTGTTAAAGGCAAGCCTGCAATAGCGTACGTGGCTCCACCAGCCTATGTGGAAAAGAGCATTAGCACAAAGACCCCTGCAGTTACTCAACCCACTCTGCATGTCAAGCCAGTTGCTAGCAAGCCTGTCCACAGCACTCCGCAG ATGCCAGTTTATTCTCCAGTCAAATCATCCAGAGTGATTCCTCCTGCCCCACAGAAGACCGAGGTTCCTGGGGCTAAATTGTCTAAAGGACTATCCTCCCCTGTGTCCAGCCCTGGGAAAAGCTGCCCTAGCCAACCATCGACTCCAATCAAATCTGAAAAAGTTCCCTCTCATAATTTAGAAACATCCTCAGGTTCCCACAGTCCTCTCAAAGTTCATACCCCAAGCAAAGAGTCAGGTGCCGGAACAGTGTTTACCCCAAGTCCTACAAAATCAAAATTGCCAACCAAACCATCCTCTTCCCTGGCTGTCTCTCAGGGTGACAAAAGGTTGGCCACAGAAGCCACACCAAAACAGAGAGGCCCAGCTGGAACTCCTG GTGTTAAGTCCTTCTTGGAGCGTTTTGGGGAAAGATGCCAGGAACGTAGTCAGGGCTCTCCCCTTGGTGGAGGGGGTCAAGGCCGCACGCCTGCTGCCACTCCACTGGCCACACCTAAATCCAGACTTCTCCAGGAGAGACTGCCTGTTGCACAGTCATCCTCCACTACTGCTATCCTCactcaaaagcacaaaatg GAGCGTGAGGCAGAGCTGGCACAGATTCGCAATCGATTTCAGAATGACAACAAAAAAAGCAAAGAGGATCTCTCAGAGGTCAAAGGTGGCTTTGAATCCAAG ACAGTTGAAGATCTTAAGGAAGGTTCTGACACTGCTCTTTGCAGTGAGCCTTCAGCACCACTCTTGGACAATATGGAAACTCCTTCCAAGATCAGTGAATgtg AAACAAAGGAAGATGTCCATGAGCTCGAGATGAATGTGGATGGTTCTGTAAACTCTGAAGTCATTAATGATCTTTTTGATGGAGTTTTGGAAGAGAGTGGACAAAGTAGTGCTGATGAAAATGAAGAGGAAGATGCACTTAACATCTCCTCCATGTCTCTCCTAACACCACTAGCAGAGACTGTAGCTGCAGTGGTCAAGAGTCCTGAGAGGAAAATCATG ACATCAACCCCAACCAGCTCATTTAATGTGAGGAGTGGGACTCCTGAGAGCGTCTCCAGACCCACAAAATTCCAGCGGGCCTGGATGCAGAAAGTTGCCTCATCTGATGGCAGTGAGACCCTAGACGAAGAGCACAAGTTGCCATACAG CATTGATGCCTATAGATCGACAAGAGTGAAGGACTCTGAGAGACCTCAAGTGAAACAGGTGATTGTAAGGAAGGAAGATGTGTCTAAAAGAGTTGAGAACCGGGACCTCGGTCACATCAGCATTAGGCAAAAGATGCAG GTTCTTACCAATGAGATGAACCTGCAGCAGAGCGTAATCCATCAGGCCAGTCAGGCGCTAAACTGCTGCACTGATGAGGAGCATGGTAAAGGATCTCAGGTGGAGGCTGAGGCGGAGAGGCTGCTGCTTATTGCCA CTGAGAAAAGGGTAGCTCTGAAAGCTGAGCTGGATCGATTGAAGGCAGAGGGGCCAGTAGTTCAGAAAAAAAACCCTTCCAGGACTCAGGATGATATGGGTGTGCCTGCCTCCAAGGGCTCCATTACCCTTGAGGAGCTCCGATTACCACTTAAAGCTGACTTTGTCTGTTCTACTGCCAACAAACCTG AATCGAGAAAGCACTACTTCTTTGTGATGATCCGTGCTGGACCTGAAAACACGGTTGCGACTCCTCTAGCCAACACCCAAAGTGCCTTGAGTGGGGATGCACTGACCTTCTCCACCAAGTTTACTCT GCCTGATGTGTCCAGTGACTTTGAGATTGACATTGAGGTGTACTATCTT GTTCAGAAAAGTGAGCTGCTACTTGATAAAAGGAAAAAGCCCAGCAAGTCAAAG GCTATCACTCCCAAGAGATTCCTTGCCATTACT aAAAGTAATCTTCAAACACCTG TAATGGCAAGCCCTGGTGGTCCAAACGCAGTGCGCACCAGTAATTTTGCTCTTGTTGGATCTCACAAGTTAACTTTGGCCTCGATTGgaaaaaacaaatttcccctGGAAAAG ATCAGATATGAAGGCAGTGAGAGCAAGCTTCTCAGTGACATGTTTCAGAACAAG gtgccGTTCCTCAGTCCTCTGGAAGGTCATGTCTACCTACGCATGCACTGTGAGGTTGACTCTCGTGTGGAGGAACGAGGATTTCTG ACCATGTTTGAGGATGTGAGCGGATTTGGAGCGTGGCATAGAAGATGGTGTGTCCTTTCAGGGTACTGCATCTCCTACTGGACCTACCCTGATGATGAGAAACGAAAG AATCCAATTGGTCGCCTCAACTTGGCCAACTGTGTGAGTCGCAAAATAGAGCCCGCAAACCGCGAGTTCTGCGCTCGGCCCAATACCTTTGAGCTGATCACAGTGAGACCACAACGAGAAGATGACAAAGAAACTCTTGTCAGCCAGTGCAAGAACACCATGTGTGTCACCAA GAACTGGCTTAGTGCTGACacaaaggaagagagaaacCTGTGGATGCACAAGCTCAATCAAATCCTAGTGGATCTGCGCATGTGGCAACCGGATGCATGTTACAGTCCCGTGTGA